The Sphingomonas alpina genome has a segment encoding these proteins:
- the rsmH gene encoding 16S rRNA (cytosine(1402)-N(4))-methyltransferase RsmH encodes MTLPDTLADAPHVPVLLSEVIDALAIAPGERHVDATFGAGGYTRAMIALGAQVYGFDRDPDAIAAGRALEVESDGALMLVPATFSAMEAELAAREALPVDGVTMDIGVSSMQLDQAERGFSFQADGPLDMRMSQEGATAADFVNTADESDIADVLHEYGDEPRARRVARAIVAARPITRTGELAYVVRRALGYKPHDKKDPATRTFQALRIEVNRELGELADGLAAAERVLKPGGTLAVITFHSGEDRLVKRFLRERSGSMPSGSRHLPEVQAKAAPSFEAVGRAVRAGEAEIARNPRARSATLRTARRTSAAAWSSVESSKGA; translated from the coding sequence GTGACGCTCCCTGATACGCTGGCCGATGCACCTCATGTACCGGTCCTGCTGTCTGAAGTCATCGATGCGCTCGCCATTGCCCCCGGCGAGCGCCATGTCGATGCGACCTTCGGCGCCGGCGGCTATACCCGCGCGATGATCGCGCTGGGCGCGCAGGTCTATGGCTTCGACCGCGATCCCGATGCGATCGCGGCGGGACGAGCGCTGGAAGTGGAATCGGATGGTGCCTTGATGCTGGTGCCGGCAACCTTCTCCGCGATGGAGGCTGAGCTCGCGGCGCGCGAGGCGCTGCCGGTCGATGGCGTGACGATGGATATCGGGGTGTCGTCGATGCAGCTGGATCAGGCCGAGCGTGGCTTCTCGTTCCAGGCGGACGGGCCGCTCGACATGCGCATGAGCCAGGAAGGCGCGACCGCCGCCGATTTCGTCAACACTGCCGACGAGAGCGACATTGCCGATGTGCTGCACGAGTATGGCGATGAGCCCCGCGCGCGGCGTGTCGCGCGCGCGATCGTCGCGGCCCGGCCAATCACGCGCACGGGCGAGCTTGCGTACGTCGTGCGTCGGGCACTCGGCTACAAGCCGCATGACAAGAAGGATCCGGCGACGCGAACCTTTCAGGCGCTGCGCATCGAAGTGAATCGCGAACTGGGCGAGCTGGCGGATGGGCTGGCGGCGGCTGAGCGCGTGCTGAAGCCGGGCGGAACATTGGCCGTCATCACCTTCCATTCCGGGGAGGACCGGCTGGTCAAGCGTTTCCTGCGCGAGCGCAGTGGATCGATGCCTTCGGGTTCGCGTCATTTGCCGGAAGTGCAGGCCAAGGCCGCCCCGAGTTTTGAAGCCGTAGGTCGCGCGGTGCGCGCCGGCGAGGCCGAGATCGCGCGCAACCCGCGTGCGCGCTCGGCAACATTGCGCACGGCGCGGCGGACATCGGCCGCGGCCTGGTCAAGCGTTGAGTCGAGTAAAGGAGCGTAA